The Microcaecilia unicolor chromosome 3, aMicUni1.1, whole genome shotgun sequence nucleotide sequence aaaaaacacccTGAGGTAGAACAAAAATCAAACAGAGCTGGACTGCAGTTGACAGTGAATATTTGTTAGTAAGGAAATAACTCTCAGCATAGGCATTGCCACCCCAAAATCAGCACATTTCCTTCACGAGTCCAACATTGTCAGTGACCTAAATAAAAATACTCAGGACTAGTGATCTTCACATCCTGGAGAAtcgccacacaaacaaaaacaccTTCTGCTTTAAATGAAGCATTTGGCAGTGAAAGGAGTGTCAGCTGGTCATGCtgtgataatcacaatttgaataattttttatAGTGAGATCTTTTCTTGTATGCAGTTttaagtggggggaggggtagcagcACCACTGGTGGGGAAATATGGAGTTTGTGATATAGAACTTGAGCTTCAGGGTTTATATTGAGAATCCGGACTTCAATCTGACCCTCGCCCACCCATCACCACCACAACCATCATCATGTAAGTGAGCTTGCCCTGCCTGTGCCCAGGGGAGTTAGAAATGGAAATTGAATAGGATTCAGCCAATAGGACGGCTGTGGGGGTGACGTGCTGGAAGATAGCTTTAGTCACAGAGATTCTGGATAGGATTCAGCCAATATAAAGGCAACAGAGGAAGAGAACTGGTAGGCAGCTCTAATCACAGATAATGTGGGAAGGATCCAACCATTGGGAATATTGTGCAGGTGGAACACTGGGAGGTAGCTGTACTTTCTTAGACTGTAGATAGGATCTAACCAAAGGAAAGGTGTGtgtagagagggagggggtgaagaCTTGAAGACAGCTTTAGTCAGTGGCACCAATGGAAAGGCTATAGGGATGGAGCACTGGAAGGCTGCCTACCCACAGAAAAGGGAAGTAAGTTGCGCCATGCTGTAGAAATGAAGTTTCTACTGGTGGTAGGAAACAGAAGAGAACTGATGCAAAGCAATTCCAACTGCTGCAGTGTACAAACACTGATTCACAGCAGTTATGGAATTGCACTTCTAAATAGTCTTCTCCTTTCATTTTCTCTCTTGATCAGAGACATGTAGAGAGTAAACAAAGATATAAATACATAAAGACATACTAATATgccctctcacacacagacacctaTGTACAAGCATTTTCGCACAGTGGTACAAGATTTTGTCTATCTTTCATTTGACTACGGTAATTCTCTTTCTCTTGGTCTTTCTAAAAGCGACTTGTGGGTCCTATGAGTGGCCCAAAATGCTGCTGCTTGCCTCATTACTGGATGTCCACGCTTTCAGCATGTCGCACCGTTTTTAAAACAACTTCACGGGTTGCCTATTATTTGGTGAATACACTTTAAAATTCTAtcattgatttttaaaattcttgtaGATAAGGCTCCATCATTTTTAGCTGCCACTTTGAAGATTTATGTTCTTCCCTGCTCTTTGCGCTCCAGCGACCAGGCTGTGCTCGAGATTCCAAGCTTCTGATGCATCAGGCTTGATGTATATACAGAGTCAGCATTCATGGATGATGGTCCATCTGTGTGGAATTTATTGTCATCAGATTTCAAACATATTGGAgtagattctataaatcatgcctaaaaattcagtgccgaaatgaaattcgcttaagtatattctataaagtgcaccttaatttaggtgtattttatacaATAAGCCTAAAtatccacatggtttatagaatatgctgcgCATCAGtccacacgactaaatttagtcacggccaatTAGTTTGAGAAAAACCTGGTGTcaatcctgacgcctaaattacgTGCGgaacagatgtattctataacaactcgcatatattttaggaatgtccatgactcacccatggccataccccattttcaactacgtgacttagaattaacacacaccatgttacagaatacgcttagcagatggtgcacgtaaattctaattaatgccaattagtgcttataattGGTTCCAAACATAATATTCTATAAAAACGTATCTGTAGTTATATTTTATTCAGTCACATTTGACTGTCCAGAATCAGTACCTAGCCAGTTACAGTAAATGCCTGTTAGTGACTAGTGGATAGGCGGTTATATCAAATGATAAATGGCTATCCGCCGATTTTTGGCACGTGATTGTCACTTAACTTCAGCAGCCATGTTTAGCCTTGTGcaaccctggtatatctttggccagcaCCGAATGTGTGAGTTAGCTGCCATGgcttgaaaataagcctctgtaAGTTTTATGCACATAATTCCTGCACCAGGACACACACATGCCGACTCTAAGGCTGGAGTAAGTGCCTGGTGTCTAACGTATGAGCATGTGCATATCTGGTTATGCTCCTTTTCTACGCCCATGCCAAGCCTTCTTTATAGATAAGGCTCTTACTAGACAGGGCTGTGGAATCagagtcagaagcaattttgggtggggtcagttgttaaaaatgtaccgactctaACTCCTGctttaaaataaaacaacattataatatatagtaaatttatcattttacatatagatagataaagatatatagatatatctttgtcctggatctacAGTACTGgtcaatgccaaagttcccaggTTCTTCAACAGAGGGACAGAATGCAGTTCAGAAGAAatagatgctcttcttcaacCTTGACCACTGACAGCGTTTCTCTGTCTTTCATCCTAGGCCCATGATAGGGAGGGTCCTTCATAGGGTCTGTTGGTATCCAGGTAGGGTGGTTCTGATCATTCCAGATTGGCCTTGAaggccttggtatgcagatctggtTTGCTTACCAGTAAACAGCCCTTACCGTCTTCCTTTGTGCCCAAACCCTCTGATGCAGGAACCAATCCAGATGGAGGATCCATCCctatttggtcttatggcctttCTCCTGAAAGGTCCGATTTGAGGAGAAAAAGTTACATTTAAGAGATCATTGATTCTCTGCTTTAAGCGAAAAAGAGCTCTACCTCTATGGTTTATGCTAAGACCTGGAAGCTTTTTGAATCTTGGTGTTCGGAATGGGCAGTGTCTCCCTTTCATGTTTCATTGCTACACATCTTGAACTTCTTGAAGGAAGAGCTTAAGAAAGGTCTGTCCTAAAACTCACATACAGTGCAGGTAGCTTGTTATCAGGGTCAAATTCAGAGTTCCTCTCTGGCCACGCATCCTGACATTCTTCAttttctaagggggggggggggtgaatcgtCTCAACTACCCCTTTTCCCCCTTGACCTGCATGGAATCTTAATATGGTTCTTCATTCTCTTCAGAGTGTGCCCTTTGAGCTCCTTCAGAAGGAATGGCTCAAGGACCTTACCTTGAGAACCGTATTTCTCATGGTAATGACTTCTGTTCTGCAGATTTCTGAGCTTCATGCACTCACTTGTCACGGTCCtttcctgtattttactgagGTTGGTGTCTCCATTTATACTGTGCCTTCTTTTCTCCCTAAGGTGGTTTCTGATTTTCATGTCAGCCAGCCATTGTTTCTCCCTTCTTTAACCAGGGAGGTCTCTGGAAAGTTCtttaatttgttgcatttgcttGATGTCCGCCGGATGTTTCTTCAGTACCCTAAAGTCAATGCTGgtcagatcatctttttgtgctgttcatAGGGCAAAATCAGGAGAATGCAGCCTCAAAGTTGACCATTGCTCGGTGGTTTAAGGAGTTCATTGTTTCAGCTTATGTTTTTTATGGGAAAAGAACCTTCACCTTCCCTCAGGCTCATTCTGTTAGGGCTGTTTCCATGTCCTGGGCGAAGGCTCCAGTTTACTGTTGATCGGCTGCATGATCCTCTttgcatactttttccaaacaCTATCAATTGGACATTTCAGGACGTTCTGATGCAACTTTTGGGGTGCTGGATCTTTCTGCAGTTGGTTTTGCTTCCTGTCATGCCTGAGGACTCCTTTGCTACATCCCaacaagtttctggattcatctactgttGATGGCAATGACGGACAAATTATGTCTtacttgatcattttctttccttttgtcacagcagatgaatccagaatctTACCCTCTTTTTCTCTATTTGCCTAGGAGGGGAGTATTGTGCTGTCATTGTTTAATGTTCAATCTTCAGTtctgtgaggaaggagaaatgttgctaTACTAATTTCCTTTGGCTTTGTTATGAGGCACACTGACCGAATAAGGAGCATCCCGTCCTATAAGGAGTTCAGTTCTGTtgtcctctatctccacctgctagtagatggtCAAAACTCACAAATGTCTGGATTTATcaactgtgactaaaggaaagaaaattagtaggTAAGGACTTCATTTTCTCTCTGTTcacagaaaagggcttttataaaaaatACCCCATCATACATTGCATAAAATATCATATGATGACAGGAAGATTATTCACTTGTACAAGACATATGTGTAGGTATGTTTAAGATCATAGTTCAGGCATAGTCTGGGCGGAGTCCATTGCTCATGTGCGGTGCCTTCCTGTCCTATGTGCGAGTGCTATAACTACAAGAATATAActtggggaagagggaggaaaagTATGTGAGAATACGTATCTTGCTATCCTCGGAGCACAACTACTACaggtttctccaaggacaagcagggtatccattctcacatgtgggaatccttagctaccaggctcactggaaACATCCGCACCAATGACAAGTCCAAAAAAAACAGCAGAGCTGGTCCAGGAATGAAGGAAACAAACAAGGGATctcaaatacatttttattgaagtATAGCCCTACTTGGCCAAGATTTGGCaatagccttcatcaggggtcatcaaTATTTGCCTAATTGAGCACAAGTCcatacatatatttatattttgctcacacctttttcagtagtagctcaaggtgagttacattcaggtacacgggaaggttcacaatctaagtatatatctgaggtaatggagggttaagtgacttggccaagatcacaagaagcagcagtgggatttgaactggacccctctggattgcaagaccagtgctctaaccactaggcttctcctctgcTCCTACCTACTTCTGAAATCGCTTTTAATATTGGCCCCAGTAACTTTAACTACGGATATAAGAGCACACATTTTTTCACAGagacttttgtgcatctgggccttggtGCTTTATAACTCTATTTCTCTTTTCTTCACGTATTCTCCCTGTCTacattatggagttcttttctttttagcacttttacaattattgtaaactgttttgcaGGCACACGCCTCACTGGTTATGTGCAGGCAAAGTACAGATGTAATAATCTGTATGTTAGAGCGGAGCACTGAATTTCAGCACACAGTCTTCTAATGCATGTGCCAAAAAGGTACTTTTACTCCCTAATAGAATGTAAAGTACTGCTGCATTTGAAAAAATGTGCAAAGACAGAAAAACAGCGCACACCACGTTCTGAAGCATCGGGCGTGATTGTCTCTCTTCCTGTCAGACGTCACCATTTTTCCAGAGGGAGACAAAAAAAGAGCACATTGCAGATACCTAATGGGGGGGGTGACCTGCTTCCGGCCAGTTGGGGTGAATTGGCCTACCTCAGCTGAAGTAAAGATTGTGTTGTAAAGGAGAAGGAAAgtgtggtagatatgtggaatgccctcctgcgagagatggtggagatgaaaacggtaatggaattcaagcatgagtgggataaacacagaggaatcttgtttagaaggaatggatctacggaatcttagtggagattgggtggagacgccagtaattggagagtaaaaccaatgctgggcggacttctacagtctgcgccctaatcgtggctgaatagatatggataggctagagtgtaaattttaaggggcttcaacattagcttcaaaacttttagtacaagaacagtgctgggcagacttctatggtctgtgccctgagaattacaaggacaaatcaaaccctGGTGTACacataaagtatcgcataccatgtaaaatgagtttatcttgttgggcagactggatgggccattcaggtctttatctgccatcatttactatgttactataaaaaaACCTGCCAAAATGTAGGGCATTTTTTACATTGGCACAATACCTAATTTAGTGGATTGACATGTGGTTTATATGTCAACTTTGTTACTCTTTAGCGATTAGTTCCCTGAGTATATTTCACCATGAAAATCCCTACTGCATCAGGTGAAAAGTTAGCAGAAGAAAATCAAACATAAAACACTTTGTCAACGGATAGCGAACTCATTACATTGGcccctaaggactagattctatatatgaaatTTGTGCaatctataaactacgcctaaaattACTTGCAGTTAAAGAATACACCAAGCGCCCGTCCATGTGATGATATTTTGTCACAGGTATTAATGTCAAGAATAAAAGCTGTTAAGTTCGGTGAGGAGCGGATGTATCCTATATTACTGCGCACAGATATTAGAAACGCCTACAACCAGCCCATTCTACGCCCATGGCCAAGCCTCCTTTACCATTCTGGCCCTTAGAATTTAAGAGtagaactttacagaatacacttggcaaGTTCTGCgtgttaattctaattaatgccgattagtgtcaataattacctGTAAAGTGGCAATTACGGTCGcattatacagaatccggggtaaATGTCTGGGACtgacttaggaataatgtcaggaaatatactttttcatggagagggtggtgcgTATGTAGAATAGACTTTCGCGGAAGGTGGTaacttaccagcttattttcaaaagagaaggacgcccatcttccgacacaaattgggagatgggcgctcttctcttaggtgtggccaaatcggcataatggaaagccgattttggccgctctcaactgcagtccgtcgcaaagcggacaaagtttaagggggcgtgtcggaggcgtagcgaaggtgggactggggcgtgggtaAGAGATAGGCGCTccgggccgataatggaaaaaagaagggtggccctgatgagcatttggccgacttggtccatttattttcaggtccaagcctcaaaaaggtgcccaaactgaccagataaccactagagggaatcggggatcaccttcccgtattccccagtggtcaccaaccccctcccaccctaaacaaaaataattttgaaacattatttgccagcctttatgccagcctcaaatgtcatacccagctccatcacagcagtatgcaggtcccgggagcagttttagtgagcactgcagtgcacttcaggcagccagacccaggcccatcccccctacctgttacacttgtggtggtaaatgtgagccctccaaaacccacccgaaacccactgtacccacatgtaggtgccccacttcatccctaagggctatggtagtggtttacagttgtgggtagtggggttggggggggttgggggggctcagcacccaaagtaagggagctatgcacctgggagctttttctgaagtccaccgcagtgccccctagggtgcccggttggtgtcctagcattagagggggccagtgcactacgattgctggcccctcccacaaccacatGCCTTagatttggctgtttttgagatgggcgcgctcgttttcgattattggcgaaaaccgagttCACCCATTtctaatgtcgacctaaatgttggaatTTGGGTGGCCcggaccatattatcaaaacgaaagatgggcacccatcttgtttcgataatagggtccCTTCGTAgtcccttagagatgggcacccccattcgattatgcccctcttagtaacatagaaaaatgatggcagacaatGACCTAAATGGCTGTGACCTGATCgtagctggacagatttggatggactgtagcaggggtgtagccagaccttgcggaaaaggggggcacattttggtatgCCACCCTGCTACCTCACCACCCCTTAACCCAGTGAGTTGCacactgcaaataccttggctggcggggtgaAGTTTTCATTCAGGGCCAGTCTCTGGCGCCTCCGGattgtctgccctgctctctcttcccctcatgtcctgcactctcctgttagtgaaactgagcataccctccagcaaaaccaggggcccagaagaaatttggggagcccaggcccctgtggcctcacctagctacgccactggactggaGTGGGGTTTCAGTGACAACTTCAGTAGTGGGAGAACGAGACCAGTgtcgggcagatttctacagtctatgccctgaaagaTAAATGAAGATGAAGTGTACATATGTAGAATCACATCATACCatttgctatgagtttatcttgttgggaagactggatggaccgtacaggtctttatctgacatcatctactatgttataagaAGCAGCACTAGGATTTGCAGCAGGCGTCCTGGTGGTcagtccattgccccaggtacaaaatagttacctgtatataatatggaaactgctttgattgtaaccacagaaaggcagtatatcaaatcccatcccctttcctaacTAGCCCCAAGTGTTACCCCATTCAGTGAAGAATGACTCAGAAATGAATTTATTACAATAAAAAGATAATTACAACAACTTTATTTATTATTCACCAGTATATCTACTTAATGATATATAGAAATTGTGTATCTAATTTCAGTTATATTATAAAATATATGAAATTTAGGATGGTCGCAACCAAAGATACAGTTTCTGGGTAAAAAAAGGACATTCAACTTGGACTTGCCCATCAActgaaaacaatatttaaatgaataaatCCTTTATTAATAATGCTAGTTTTTTCTATATGAATTTTCTGCTGTTCCTTTCAGGTCTCAGCAGAATAATGTAGCACTTAGGGAAAAAGATACAGCCCAGGAGTCCAGCACTAGAAGCCAGGAtagcaaatatctccactgcCACCACGTACTTGCCCTTGGTGCTCAGGTATGTTGGGATGAAGGAGATCCAGACGCTacagaacaccagcatgctgaaggtGATATACTTGGCTTCATTGAACCGGTCAGGGAGATTTCTTGCTAGGAAAGCTACGATGAAGCTGATACCAGCCAGAAAtcccatgtaacccaaaacacagtaaaatgcatGTATTGACCCTTCATTACATTCAGTTAGTATTGTTCCAATTTCTGATTTCATATTAAGATATGGGAACGGGGGAGCAGTGAACAACCAGACAAGACAAAGAACAGTTTGAATAAGGGAGCAGAAAAGGACTACAGAAATTGAGATCctggaacccatccatttccggagCTTGCTTCCAGGCTTGGTGGCATGAAAGGCCATGACCACAGTGGTGGTTTTTGCCAATATAGAGGAGAGAGCAATGGAAAAACTGATCCCAAAGGCAGTCTGTCGGAGAATACAGGTCATGTTGTCAGGGTGACCGATGAATACCAAGGAGCAAAGGAAGCAGAACATGAGTGAGATGAGGAGAATGTAACTGAGGTCTCGGTTGTTGGCTTTCACTATAGGGGTATCTTTGTAATGAATAAAGATCCCCAAAATGACAGTATTAATGAGAATTAAGAAAATACAGACAAAAGTCAAAGTTATCCCCAGAGGCTCTTCATAGGTCAGGAAGGATATCACTTTTGGGATGCAGGCATCCCTCTTCTGATTGGGCCATTGGTCCTCTGGGCATTTTGTACAAGTGTCTATATCTGAGAATGAAAATGATTTTCCCATTATCTCACAAATAGCAGTAGTTATAGGACAGTAACTTTTCCTTTATAGTAAAGCTTGTTTCAAAATGACAGTAGCAAACATTAAACAAATAAGGAACAATGAGAATTATCTTTTAGATGAACTTTCATCtgaaatggattttttttaaggATTCCAATGTCTTATCCAATCGGGGTGTGATTAGTTTTGCTAGCAGTATCCAGCGCATATTTTTGGATTAGACACAAGGTATTCCACTAGGACATGCGAAGACCCATTTTTCATAGAATACTGAGATTGCGATTGGGACATCCAGATCAGAATGTGCTCAGTTGTATTGATGTTTTGGAAAAGTCAggaatgcatgcaaatttgttgACCCATGTTGGGTCTTCAATGCCTGACACATTATAACATGAAATCACTCACCAGTTTGGCTGGAGACCTCTCCCTCAGGACAGGGGATACAGTCATAGCAGCAGACAGACTTTCCTTCCCTGGTTAATTTCCTGAACCCAGGAGGGCAACTTGGGCTGCATCTGAACTCTGGAGGTGTCTGAGGATTGAGAAGACAATGATTAACTTGAGGTAATACTGGATTATGACTTTTCAAATGCAATGTTAC carries:
- the LOC115464723 gene encoding vomeronasal type-2 receptor 26-like, which produces MAKFPYFYRTVPSELHICAAIVKLLKHFGWTWVGIIAFDDENSIRAVQILREGIEQSGGCIEFIETLHQSRSLRVQETDIFDTFSTYSTKVIILYCNKDYREIIRHTTIWEAPGKVWIITEEWGFFFPSYSVDRKNTLAFAVAKKTIPSFHKFVREANPAMFPNDSYVQMWWEDLCNNQCPKSIQRSCSSDETLFYFSQCDSINSGDSYNIYNAVYGLANALHDMVTSVSGNKTLWSAESERFLDFLPWKLHHYLKNLHFKNILGEEIFFDENGDLAIGYDIINIVILPDGTRIKEIVGSYNPYAPPDQEFAIYEEAIMWESTFNETPPEFRCSPSCPPGFRKLTREGKSVCCYDCIPCPEGEVSSQTDIDTCTKCPEDQWPNQKRDACIPKVISFLTYEEPLGITLTFVCIFLILINTVILGIFIHYKDTPIVKANNRDLSYILLISLMFCFLCSLVFIGHPDNMTCILRQTAFGISFSIALSSILAKTTTVVMAFHATKPGSKLRKWMGSRISISVVLFCSLIQTVLCLVWLFTAPPFPYLNMKSEIGTILTECNEGSIHAFYCVLGYMGFLAGISFIVAFLARNLPDRFNEAKYITFSMLVFCSVWISFIPTYLSTKGKYVVAVEIFAILASSAGLLGCIFFPKCYIILLRPERNSRKFI